The Rhodococcus triatomae genome includes a window with the following:
- a CDS encoding branched-chain amino acid aminotransferase gives MTGVSEFLHVPHPSPTSDEDRREILAAPGFGQHFTDYMVSITYTAGTGWHEATVEPYGPIQLDPAAMVLHYGQAIFEGLKVYRQPDGGLATFRVEANAERLNTSAERLAMPALPTELFVRSITELLDLDHAWVPAAGGEDALYLRPFMFSTEAGLGVRPAAEYKYLLIASPAGAYFPRGVKPVSVWLSTEYVRAAPGGTGAAKFAGNYAASLLAQAQAADEGCDQVVWLDAHERQYVEEMGGMNLFFVFGSGPDAKLVTPSLSGSLLPGITRNSLLTLATDAGFAVEERKISTEEWRTKSESGEITEVFACGTAAVITPVGRVRSSEGEFVVADGEPGEVTMALRDTLTGIQRGTFADTHGWMTTLR, from the coding sequence ATGACCGGTGTCTCCGAATTCCTCCATGTCCCGCATCCCTCGCCCACCTCGGACGAGGATCGGCGAGAGATACTGGCGGCACCGGGATTCGGGCAGCACTTCACCGACTACATGGTGTCGATCACCTACACCGCGGGTACCGGCTGGCACGAAGCGACGGTCGAGCCCTACGGCCCCATCCAGCTCGACCCTGCCGCGATGGTGCTGCACTACGGGCAGGCCATCTTCGAGGGCCTGAAGGTGTACCGCCAGCCCGACGGCGGTCTGGCGACCTTCCGGGTCGAGGCCAACGCGGAGCGCCTGAACACGTCGGCGGAACGCCTGGCCATGCCGGCTCTGCCCACCGAGCTGTTCGTCCGTTCCATCACCGAACTTCTCGATCTCGACCACGCATGGGTCCCGGCGGCCGGCGGCGAGGATGCGCTGTACCTGCGTCCGTTCATGTTCTCCACCGAGGCCGGGCTGGGTGTGCGTCCGGCGGCCGAGTACAAGTACCTGCTCATCGCGTCGCCCGCGGGCGCCTACTTCCCGCGCGGGGTCAAGCCGGTCAGTGTGTGGCTGTCCACCGAATACGTCCGCGCGGCACCGGGCGGCACGGGGGCGGCGAAGTTCGCCGGAAACTACGCCGCGTCGCTGCTCGCCCAGGCGCAGGCCGCGGACGAGGGCTGCGATCAGGTGGTCTGGCTCGACGCGCACGAACGGCAGTACGTCGAGGAAATGGGGGGAATGAACCTGTTCTTCGTCTTCGGCTCCGGCCCCGACGCGAAGCTGGTGACCCCGTCCCTGTCCGGGTCGCTGCTCCCCGGCATCACCCGGAACTCGCTGCTCACCCTCGCCACCGACGCCGGCTTCGCGGTCGAGGAACGGAAGATCAGCACCGAGGAATGGCGGACGAAGTCGGAGTCGGGTGAGATCACCGAGGTCTTCGCCTGCGGCACCGCCGCGGTGATCACCCCCGTCGGCCGAGTGCGTTCCTCCGAGGGGGAGTTCGTCGTGGCGGACGGCGAGCCCGGCGAGGTGACGATGGCACTGCGGGACACGCTGACCGGAATCCAGCGGGGAACGTTCGCCGACACCCACGGCTGGATGACGACGCTGCGCTGA
- the gcvT gene encoding glycine cleavage system aminomethyltransferase GcvT, translating to MSEQLLQGPVHDVHVELGATFAPFGGWEMPVSYEGTVSEHTAVRETVGLFDVSHLGKAVVRGPGAADYVDATLTNDLGRIAPGKAQYTLCCTDDGGVVDDLIAYYVSDEEVFLVPNAANTAAVVDALALGAPDGVTVTNQHRDFGVLAVQGPRSVEVLTALGLPTDIEYMGFVDAEWNGVPVRVCRSGYTGEVGYELVPRWADSEALFRALLGPVRALGGSPAGLGARDTLRTEMGYPLHGHELSLEISPLEARCGWAVGWKKPAFWGRAALAAQKEAGPARRLWGLKAVDRGVLRAELTVRRAGDAVGVTTSGTFSPTLKIGIALALLDTSSGIAAGDEVEVDVRGRSLRATVVVPPFVEVNTK from the coding sequence ATGAGTGAGCAGTTGCTGCAGGGGCCCGTCCACGACGTGCACGTCGAACTCGGCGCCACGTTCGCGCCGTTCGGCGGGTGGGAGATGCCGGTCTCGTACGAGGGAACGGTGTCCGAGCACACCGCGGTCCGCGAGACCGTCGGGCTGTTCGACGTCAGCCATCTCGGCAAGGCCGTCGTCCGTGGGCCGGGGGCAGCCGACTACGTCGATGCGACGCTCACCAACGACCTGGGCCGTATCGCCCCGGGCAAGGCGCAGTACACGCTGTGCTGTACCGACGACGGGGGAGTGGTCGACGACCTCATCGCCTACTACGTCTCCGACGAGGAGGTGTTCCTCGTCCCCAACGCGGCCAACACGGCCGCGGTGGTCGATGCGCTCGCGCTCGGCGCACCGGACGGGGTGACGGTGACGAACCAGCACCGCGACTTCGGTGTCCTCGCCGTGCAGGGTCCGAGGTCGGTGGAGGTCCTCACCGCGCTCGGGCTGCCCACCGACATCGAGTACATGGGCTTCGTCGACGCGGAATGGAACGGCGTCCCGGTCCGGGTGTGCCGTAGCGGATACACCGGGGAAGTGGGCTACGAGCTGGTCCCGCGGTGGGCGGACAGCGAGGCGTTGTTCCGGGCACTACTCGGTCCCGTGCGTGCACTCGGCGGATCTCCTGCCGGCCTCGGTGCCCGCGACACCCTGCGTACCGAGATGGGTTACCCGCTGCACGGGCACGAGCTCTCCCTCGAGATCTCACCCCTCGAAGCGCGCTGCGGGTGGGCCGTCGGCTGGAAGAAGCCGGCGTTCTGGGGACGGGCCGCGCTGGCCGCGCAGAAGGAAGCCGGACCGGCGCGGCGGCTGTGGGGGCTGAAAGCAGTGGACCGAGGGGTGCTGCGCGCCGAGCTCACGGTTCGCCGGGCCGGCGATGCCGTGGGTGTCACCACGTCGGGCACCTTCTCGCCGACCCTCAAGATCGGCATCGCCCTGGCGCTGCTGGACACTTCCTCGGGCATCGCGGCTGGTGACGAAGTCGAGGTCGACGTGCGGGGGCGCTCGCTGCGGGCGACCGTCGTCGTGCCGCCGTTCGTAGAGGTCAACACCAAGTAG
- a CDS encoding leucyl aminopeptidase — protein sequence MSTLTARQLLPSFALAGALGKKVDILVVGLTSGEDGPEIALAEGIVDDGTLADVLDGLIAVGATGKAEQVTRVPAPASLPVASIVAVGLGAADRLDAEQIRRSAGVAARALTGVDTGASTLSVLDLGAAAVGFALGAYSFTEFKSAKPAPGDTAHPVTRIELLVSSPRTKGPKAELARALTIAEAVATARELVNTPPSHLFPAEFAARAKALGTAAGLKVEILDEKALARGGYGGIIGVGQGSSRPPRLVRMSYSSGKRGAKKVALVGKGITFDTGGISIKPAAGMENMTSDMAGAAAVVATVVAAAGLALPVDVVATVPMAENMPSSTAQRPGDVLTQYGGTTVEVINTDAEGRLVLADAIVRACEDDPDYLVDTATLTGAQMVALGNRTPGVMGTESFRDRVAAISQDVGENGWPMPLPTEIRADLDSKVADLANVTNNRWGGMLAAALFLEEFVAEGVEWAHLDVAGPAYNTSGPWGYTGKGGTGVPVRTMLAVLEDIAANG from the coding sequence GTGAGCACACTCACAGCCCGCCAGCTCTTACCTTCGTTCGCGCTCGCGGGCGCCCTCGGCAAGAAGGTCGACATCCTGGTCGTGGGCCTCACCTCGGGTGAGGACGGACCGGAAATCGCTCTCGCCGAAGGGATCGTCGACGACGGCACACTCGCCGACGTTCTCGACGGCCTGATCGCCGTCGGAGCGACCGGCAAGGCCGAGCAGGTCACCCGGGTTCCTGCTCCCGCCTCGCTGCCGGTGGCGAGCATCGTCGCCGTGGGCCTCGGTGCCGCGGATCGGCTCGACGCGGAGCAGATCCGGCGCTCGGCGGGCGTGGCCGCACGAGCGCTCACCGGCGTGGACACCGGGGCGTCGACGCTCTCGGTCCTCGATCTCGGTGCCGCCGCAGTCGGTTTCGCACTGGGCGCCTACTCGTTCACCGAGTTCAAGTCGGCGAAGCCCGCTCCCGGCGACACGGCCCATCCGGTCACCAGGATCGAGCTGCTGGTGTCCTCGCCGCGGACCAAGGGCCCGAAAGCGGAGCTGGCGCGGGCGCTGACGATCGCCGAGGCCGTCGCGACTGCGCGCGAACTCGTGAACACCCCGCCCAGCCATCTCTTCCCGGCCGAGTTCGCCGCACGGGCGAAGGCGCTGGGTACCGCCGCCGGGCTGAAGGTGGAGATCCTCGACGAGAAGGCCTTGGCACGAGGCGGTTACGGCGGGATCATCGGCGTCGGCCAGGGATCCTCGCGGCCACCCCGGCTGGTCCGGATGAGCTATTCGTCCGGCAAGCGTGGCGCGAAGAAGGTCGCACTGGTGGGCAAGGGCATCACGTTCGACACCGGCGGCATCTCGATCAAGCCCGCGGCGGGGATGGAGAACATGACCTCGGACATGGCCGGTGCCGCAGCGGTGGTGGCCACGGTCGTCGCCGCGGCCGGACTCGCGCTCCCCGTCGACGTGGTCGCGACGGTCCCGATGGCCGAGAACATGCCGTCGAGCACCGCGCAGCGCCCGGGCGACGTGCTGACCCAGTACGGCGGCACCACGGTCGAGGTCATCAACACCGATGCCGAGGGCCGACTCGTCCTCGCGGACGCCATCGTGCGTGCGTGTGAGGACGACCCGGACTACCTGGTCGACACCGCCACCCTCACCGGCGCGCAGATGGTCGCGCTCGGAAACCGGACACCCGGCGTGATGGGAACCGAGTCGTTCCGCGACCGGGTGGCCGCGATCTCGCAGGACGTCGGCGAGAACGGCTGGCCGATGCCGCTCCCGACCGAGATCCGCGCCGACCTCGATTCGAAGGTCGCCGACCTGGCGAACGTCACCAACAATCGATGGGGCGGGATGTTGGCGGCAGCGCTGTTCCTCGAGGAGTTCGTGGCCGAGGGGGTCGAGTGGGCGCACCTCGACGTGGCGGGACCGGCCTACAACACGTCCGGCCCGTGGGGCTACACCGGGAAGGGCGGCACCGGGGTCCCGGTCCGCACCATGCTCGCCGTCCTCGAGGACATCGCCGCGAACGGCTGA
- a CDS encoding oxidoreductase, producing the protein MGLFDRFSRGGSSRGSHGRATPDSSDAAYLAEWVRTHHGVEAYVEPQTTVTEVTVVLVAADGEWTRRKAGGERGARRLGKDLHIPVYDVRKTGYPQRMRDHDARRRIERRRAAEQRDSR; encoded by the coding sequence GTGGGACTGTTCGATCGCTTTTCCCGCGGCGGTTCCTCGCGCGGGTCGCACGGCCGCGCGACCCCCGACTCGTCCGACGCCGCCTACCTCGCTGAGTGGGTCCGTACGCACCACGGGGTCGAGGCCTACGTCGAGCCGCAGACGACCGTCACCGAGGTGACGGTCGTCCTCGTCGCCGCGGACGGGGAGTGGACCCGGCGCAAGGCCGGCGGGGAGCGAGGCGCCCGCCGGCTCGGCAAGGACCTGCACATCCCCGTCTACGACGTCCGCAAGACCGGTTACCCGCAGCGGATGCGGGACCACGATGCCCGGCGACGGATCGAACGTCGCCGGGCAGCCGAGCAGCGCGACAGTCGCTGA
- the sucB gene encoding 2-oxoglutarate dehydrogenase, E2 component, dihydrolipoamide succinyltransferase codes for MAFSVQMPALGESVTEGTVTRWLKQEGDTVEVDEPLLEVSTDKVDTEIPSPAAGVLSKIVAQEDDTVEIGGELAVIGDAGEEPAPAAEAPAEPEAEQSAPEEPEQEEQKPEPSREEAPAASSGGGSGQGTPVTMPELGESVTEGTVTRWLKAVGDEVAADEPLLEVSTDKVDTEIPSPVAGTLLEITAQEDDTVDVGGQLAVIGTGSPAAAESTPAPDTEPESKPEPEPEPTPAPKAAPAPAPKAEPAAAEPAPSAGSSDATPYVTPLVRKLASENNVDLSTVKGTGVGGRIRKQDVLAAAEAAKAPAPAAPAAAAPAASAPAATAGVRPELAHLRGTTQKANRIRQITATKTRESLQTTAQLTQTFEVDVTKIASLRAQAKASFLEREGVKLTYLPFFAKAVVEALKAHPNINASYDEGAKQITYYDAEHLGIAVDTEQGLLSPVIHNAGDLSLGGLARAIADIAKRARSGGLKPDELSGGTFTITNIGSQGALFDTPILVPPQAAMLGTGAIVKRPVVLTDETGNESIGVRSMCYLPLTYDHRLVDGADAGRFLTTIKHRIEEGAFEADLGL; via the coding sequence ATGGCGTTCTCCGTCCAGATGCCAGCTCTTGGTGAGAGTGTCACCGAGGGGACAGTCACCAGGTGGCTCAAGCAGGAAGGAGACACGGTCGAAGTCGACGAGCCGCTGCTCGAAGTCTCCACGGACAAGGTCGACACCGAGATTCCCTCGCCCGCAGCCGGTGTGCTCAGCAAGATCGTCGCCCAGGAGGACGACACCGTCGAGATCGGCGGAGAGCTCGCGGTGATCGGCGATGCCGGCGAGGAGCCCGCGCCCGCTGCCGAGGCGCCCGCCGAACCCGAGGCGGAGCAGTCCGCCCCCGAGGAGCCGGAGCAGGAAGAGCAGAAGCCGGAGCCTTCCCGGGAGGAAGCTCCCGCCGCGTCGTCCGGTGGCGGTTCGGGCCAGGGGACGCCGGTGACGATGCCGGAACTCGGCGAGTCCGTCACCGAGGGCACCGTCACCCGGTGGCTCAAGGCGGTCGGTGACGAGGTCGCCGCGGACGAGCCGCTGCTCGAAGTGTCCACGGACAAGGTCGATACGGAGATCCCGTCGCCTGTCGCCGGAACGCTGCTCGAGATCACCGCCCAGGAAGACGACACGGTCGACGTCGGCGGTCAGCTCGCCGTCATCGGGACCGGCAGCCCCGCCGCCGCGGAATCCACGCCGGCACCCGACACCGAGCCCGAGTCGAAGCCCGAACCGGAGCCCGAGCCCACCCCGGCGCCGAAGGCGGCGCCCGCTCCGGCACCGAAGGCCGAGCCCGCTGCTGCCGAACCCGCCCCGAGCGCCGGGTCCTCGGACGCGACTCCGTACGTCACGCCGCTCGTGCGCAAACTGGCCTCGGAGAACAACGTCGACCTGTCGACCGTGAAGGGCACCGGTGTCGGCGGCCGGATTCGGAAGCAGGACGTCCTCGCCGCCGCCGAGGCGGCCAAGGCTCCCGCGCCTGCCGCCCCGGCCGCTGCGGCGCCCGCGGCGTCGGCCCCCGCTGCCACGGCCGGGGTGCGCCCCGAGCTGGCCCACCTGCGTGGAACGACGCAGAAGGCGAACCGGATCCGGCAGATCACCGCGACGAAGACTCGTGAGTCGCTGCAGACCACCGCCCAGCTGACCCAGACCTTCGAGGTCGACGTCACGAAGATCGCCTCGCTGCGTGCGCAGGCCAAGGCGAGCTTCCTCGAACGGGAGGGCGTCAAGCTCACCTACCTGCCGTTCTTCGCCAAGGCCGTCGTCGAGGCGCTCAAGGCGCACCCGAACATCAACGCCAGTTACGACGAGGGTGCCAAGCAGATCACCTACTACGACGCCGAGCACCTCGGCATCGCGGTGGACACCGAACAGGGACTGCTCTCGCCGGTCATTCACAACGCCGGCGACCTGTCCCTCGGTGGGTTGGCACGGGCGATCGCCGACATCGCCAAGCGGGCCCGCTCCGGCGGTCTCAAGCCGGACGAGTTGTCCGGAGGCACCTTCACGATCACGAACATCGGCAGTCAGGGCGCCCTGTTCGACACTCCGATCCTGGTTCCGCCGCAGGCGGCGATGCTGGGCACCGGCGCGATCGTCAAGCGCCCGGTCGTGCTCACCGACGAGACCGGCAACGAATCGATCGGCGTGCGGTCGATGTGCTACCTGCCGCTCACCTACGATCACCGCCTGGTCGACGGTGCGGACGCCGGACGCTTCCTCACCACGATCAAGCACCGGATCGAGGAAGGTGCGTTCGAGGCCGATCTCGGACTGTGA
- a CDS encoding TIGR01777 family oxidoreductase translates to MRVVIAGASGLIGTALVSTLRRHDHDVIRLVRRPAAGPDEYRWDPYTAALDDAALDGADAVVNLCGAGVGDRRWSGAYKQLLRDSRIVPTDVLAQAVARTGVPMFAGASAVGYYGHTGDRIVDESSPAGTGFLAGLCTDWEAAADPARAAGARTTTLRTAIVLSRHGGMLSRLRPLYRVLLGGRFGDGRQYVSWISLEDQVEALRFVLEHEVEGPVNLTGPAPVTNAEFTRALSRVLHRPAPWVVPGFAARALVGEFADEAVLAGQRAIPAVLETAGFDFRHKTVGEALEAVTAPP, encoded by the coding sequence GTGCGCGTGGTCATCGCCGGTGCGTCCGGCCTGATCGGAACAGCGCTCGTGTCGACGCTGCGCCGACACGATCACGACGTGATCCGGCTGGTTCGCCGTCCCGCCGCCGGACCCGACGAGTACCGCTGGGATCCGTACACCGCCGCCCTGGACGACGCAGCCCTCGACGGAGCCGATGCCGTCGTCAACCTGTGCGGAGCCGGGGTCGGTGACCGCCGCTGGTCCGGCGCCTACAAACAACTGCTGCGGGACAGCCGGATCGTGCCGACCGACGTACTGGCACAGGCCGTCGCTCGGACCGGCGTGCCGATGTTCGCCGGCGCGAGTGCGGTGGGCTACTACGGCCACACCGGAGACCGGATCGTCGACGAGAGCTCGCCGGCGGGCACCGGCTTCCTCGCCGGCCTCTGCACGGACTGGGAGGCCGCGGCCGATCCGGCACGTGCCGCAGGGGCACGCACGACGACGCTGCGGACCGCGATCGTCCTCTCCCGGCACGGGGGCATGCTGTCCCGGTTGCGTCCGCTGTACCGGGTCCTGCTGGGCGGACGGTTCGGGGACGGACGCCAGTACGTGTCCTGGATCTCCCTCGAGGACCAGGTCGAGGCGCTGCGGTTCGTGCTCGAGCACGAGGTCGAGGGACCGGTCAATCTCACCGGACCAGCCCCGGTCACCAACGCCGAGTTCACCCGCGCCCTCTCCCGGGTGCTGCACCGGCCCGCTCCCTGGGTCGTTCCCGGGTTCGCCGCACGGGCGCTGGTCGGCGAGTTCGCCGACGAGGCGGTACTCGCCGGCCAACGCGCCATCCCGGCGGTGCTCGAAACCGCGGGCTTCGACTTCCGGCACAAGACGGTCGGCGAGGCCCTCGAGGCCGTGACGGCGCCGCCGTGA
- the lipB gene encoding lipoyl(octanoyl) transferase LipB gives MSSVPTSARAAQSPVDVRRLGRVDYLDAWEIQRDLAAARADGDGSDTLLLLEHPPVYTAGRRTAPEDRPSDGTAVIDVDRGGKITWHGPGQLVGYPIVRLAEPVDVVRYVRRIEQALIQVVTDLGIDCGRVEGRSGVWLSAGLRDGVLLPERKVAAIGIRVQRGVTLHGFSLNCNSTLAGFDAIVPCGIPDAGVTTLSAELGRDVTVDEVTPAVTAAVLDALDGTLPVEDHDIARGLPELPVTEPAQAPAFTTVRYG, from the coding sequence ATGAGCTCCGTGCCCACGTCCGCCCGCGCCGCACAGTCCCCCGTCGACGTCCGCCGTCTGGGCCGGGTCGACTACCTCGACGCCTGGGAGATCCAACGCGATCTCGCGGCCGCCCGCGCCGACGGAGACGGATCCGACACGCTGCTGCTGCTCGAGCATCCCCCGGTGTACACGGCCGGCCGCCGCACCGCCCCCGAGGATCGGCCGTCCGACGGTACCGCCGTCATCGACGTCGATCGCGGCGGCAAGATCACCTGGCACGGGCCGGGTCAGCTCGTCGGCTACCCGATCGTCCGGCTCGCCGAACCCGTCGACGTCGTCCGGTACGTGCGCCGGATCGAGCAGGCGCTCATCCAGGTGGTCACCGATCTCGGTATCGACTGTGGCCGGGTGGAAGGACGATCCGGGGTCTGGCTCTCCGCGGGCCTCCGCGACGGTGTCCTGTTGCCGGAACGCAAGGTAGCCGCGATCGGCATCCGGGTGCAACGCGGCGTGACGCTGCACGGCTTCTCGCTGAACTGCAACTCCACCCTCGCCGGCTTCGATGCGATCGTGCCGTGCGGTATTCCCGACGCGGGCGTCACCACCCTGTCTGCCGAACTGGGCCGCGACGTGACCGTCGACGAGGTGACTCCCGCCGTGACGGCGGCCGTGCTGGACGCGCTCGACGGCACGCTTCCGGTCGAGGACCACGACATCGCCCGCGGGCTTCCCGAACTCCCCGTGACCGAGCCCGCGCAGGCTCCCGCCTTCACCACCGTCCGGTACGGCTGA
- the lipA gene encoding lipoyl synthase, with amino-acid sequence MTVAPEGRKLLRLEIRNAETPIERKPSWIKTRAKMGPEYSELKGLVKREGLHTVCEEAGCPNIYECWEDREATFLIGGEQCTRRCDFCQIDTGKPADLDRDEPRRVAESVQAMGLRYSTITGVARDDLPDGGAWLYAETVRQIHALNPGTGVENLIPDFNGKPDLLAEVFDSRPEVLAHNLETVPRIFKRIRPAFRYERSLGVLSAARDFGLVTKSNLILGMGETPEEVQQAMIDLHEAGCDILTITQYLRPSPRHHPVERWVKPEEFVEHSKAAEEIGFAGVMAGPLVRSSYRAGRLYTQAMAHHGRPLPASQAHLADGGEASQEAGSLLARLAR; translated from the coding sequence GTGACTGTGGCCCCAGAAGGACGCAAACTACTCCGCCTCGAGATCCGAAACGCGGAGACCCCCATCGAACGCAAGCCGAGCTGGATCAAGACCCGCGCCAAGATGGGCCCGGAGTACTCCGAGCTCAAGGGCCTGGTGAAACGTGAAGGCCTGCACACGGTCTGCGAGGAAGCCGGCTGCCCCAACATCTACGAGTGCTGGGAAGACCGCGAGGCGACGTTCCTCATCGGCGGAGAACAGTGCACCCGTCGGTGCGACTTCTGCCAGATCGACACGGGCAAACCGGCCGACCTCGACCGCGACGAGCCGCGCCGGGTCGCCGAGTCCGTCCAGGCGATGGGCCTGCGCTACTCGACCATCACCGGCGTCGCCCGCGACGACCTGCCCGACGGTGGCGCGTGGCTGTACGCGGAGACCGTGCGGCAGATCCACGCACTCAACCCGGGCACCGGCGTCGAGAACCTGATTCCCGATTTCAACGGCAAGCCCGATCTGCTCGCCGAGGTCTTCGACTCCCGCCCCGAGGTGCTCGCGCACAATCTCGAGACCGTTCCCCGCATCTTCAAGCGCATCCGGCCCGCGTTCCGCTACGAACGCTCGCTCGGAGTCCTGTCGGCCGCGCGTGATTTCGGGCTCGTCACCAAGTCGAACCTCATCCTCGGCATGGGCGAGACCCCGGAGGAAGTGCAGCAGGCGATGATCGACCTCCACGAGGCCGGCTGCGACATCCTCACCATCACGCAGTACCTGCGCCCGTCGCCTCGGCACCACCCGGTGGAGCGCTGGGTCAAGCCGGAGGAGTTCGTCGAGCACTCGAAGGCCGCCGAGGAAATCGGTTTCGCCGGGGTCATGGCCGGGCCACTGGTGCGTTCGTCGTACCGCGCCGGCCGCCTCTACACCCAGGCGATGGCACACCACGGCCGGCCGTTGCCCGCGTCTCAGGCTCACCTCGCCGACGGCGGCGAAGCCTCTCAGGAGGCCGGCTCGCTCCTCGCCCGACTCGCACGCTGA
- a CDS encoding DUF4191 domain-containing protein, with the protein MANGSKSGKGKGKPSKEAKAAAKAARKQASKERRSQMWQAFQMQRKEDKLLLPLMIGTLVGLTVLFFLLGLLWNVQWFLLPIGLMLGVLGAFIIFGRRVQKTVYAKAEGQAGAAAWALDNLRGSWRVTTAVAGTTQLDAVHRVVGRPGVIFVAEGSPQRVRSLIAQEKKKTARLIGDTPIYDVVIGNDEDQVPLSKLQRYLNKLPRNIDSKQMDTIEGRLAALKNRGGGGAALPKGPIPGGAKMRGIQRTIRRR; encoded by the coding sequence ATGGCGAACGGCAGCAAGTCGGGTAAGGGCAAAGGCAAGCCCAGCAAGGAAGCGAAGGCCGCGGCAAAGGCGGCCCGCAAGCAGGCGTCGAAGGAACGCAGGTCACAGATGTGGCAGGCGTTCCAGATGCAGCGCAAGGAAGACAAGCTGCTCCTGCCGCTGATGATCGGCACCCTGGTCGGTCTGACGGTGCTGTTCTTCCTCCTCGGTCTGCTCTGGAACGTTCAGTGGTTCCTGCTTCCGATCGGCCTCATGCTCGGCGTGCTCGGTGCGTTCATCATCTTCGGCCGCCGAGTGCAGAAGACCGTGTACGCGAAGGCCGAAGGCCAGGCGGGGGCTGCTGCCTGGGCACTGGACAACCTGCGCGGTTCCTGGCGAGTCACCACCGCCGTCGCGGGCACCACACAACTCGATGCCGTACACCGCGTCGTCGGGCGCCCCGGCGTCATCTTCGTGGCGGAGGGCTCACCCCAGCGAGTGCGTTCGCTGATCGCCCAGGAGAAGAAGAAGACCGCACGGCTGATCGGCGACACCCCGATCTACGACGTCGTCATCGGCAACGACGAAGACCAGGTCCCGCTGTCGAAGTTGCAGCGCTACCTCAACAAGCTCCCCCGCAACATCGACTCCAAGCAGATGGACACCATCGAGGGCCGGCTCGCGGCACTGAAGAATCGTGGCGGCGGCGGAGCGGCTCTGCCGAAGGGCCCGATTCCCGGAGGCGCGAAGATGCGCGGCATCCAGCGCACCATCCGCCGCCGCTGA
- a CDS encoding RDD family protein has product MGRITGSWLSGPEAALPPDSDGSAQAYRGERMGLPEHGPGAMVGPGRRLAGLMIDWLLAMGVAALLVGQSENPFEGQVGTFTLVVWFVVGVVTVSLFSFTPGQFVVGTQVARIDGPHRVGFRRALGRQALLSFVVPATISDGDGRGMHDRATGTAILRTR; this is encoded by the coding sequence ATGGGACGCATCACCGGTTCATGGCTGTCCGGACCCGAGGCGGCGCTGCCGCCCGATTCCGACGGATCCGCGCAGGCCTACCGCGGGGAGCGGATGGGGCTGCCCGAACACGGGCCGGGTGCGATGGTCGGCCCGGGCCGCAGGTTGGCGGGCCTGATGATCGACTGGCTCCTGGCCATGGGTGTCGCCGCGCTGCTCGTAGGGCAGAGCGAGAACCCGTTCGAGGGACAGGTCGGTACGTTCACCCTGGTCGTCTGGTTCGTCGTCGGTGTCGTCACCGTGAGTCTGTTCTCCTTCACCCCCGGCCAGTTCGTGGTCGGCACCCAGGTCGCGCGCATCGACGGCCCGCATCGCGTCGGCTTCCGCCGCGCACTGGGGCGTCAGGCGCTGCTGTCGTTCGTGGTGCCGGCCACGATCAGCGACGGCGACGGCCGTGGCATGCACGACCGCGCCACCGGCACCGCCATCCTGCGTACCCGCTGA